In Eriocheir sinensis breed Jianghai 21 chromosome 17, ASM2467909v1, whole genome shotgun sequence, one genomic interval encodes:
- the LOC127000067 gene encoding uncharacterized protein LOC127000067 — MEGAAAVVALEEAMEVAAVVALEAAAVVALEAAMEVAAVAGVVMGAEWLYQFPTTSITASQRVTQTSATARAGTAAAALMGATGSTFPTVGCRTSTTGLMAAATTL, encoded by the exons AtggagggggcggcggcggtggtggctttGGAGGAGGCCATGGAGGTGGCGGCAGTGGTGGCtttggaggcggcggcggtggtggctttGGAGGCGGCCATGGAGGTGGCGGCGGTAGCGGGGGTGGTTATGGGGGCGGAGTGGCT GTACCAATTCCCTACAACTTCGATTACGGCGTCTCAGCGGGTAACACAAACTTCGGCCACAGCGAGAGCGGGGACGGCCGCGGCAGCGCTCATGGGGGCTACTGGGTCAACCTTCCCGACGGTCGGGTGCAGAACGTCAACTACTGGGCTGATGGCAGCGGCTACCACCCTGTAG